The nucleotide sequence CAACAacgcgcattcacgatcccgcaccatgCGAGATTCCAACACAAGACCTGTCAGTCCCGCGCCAGaagcttaaccaactagaccactgagccggcatccaatgatgttagtgtctaacgtcaaccaatccacgagagactgataggtcctgggttcgaatctcgcagggtgcgTGACTGTGGATACGCaatgctaaggagtcccacactaagacgaaacgaccgtccagtgcttccaggttttccgtggtgatctagcttcaattgactcatgatttccatcaaaaacttaataatctccacaacccctaaaaaACTGAAAGAATTAATCTTAAAGATTATTAGAAGATATCAAGATGTATGTATAGAGTTTAGTTTTTAATATGCCAGTCTAGTACATAAGTAATGTCAAAACAAGTTGCTTAACATGTGTATGTATAAGTGAAGAAAACACATCTTATTACTAACTATCATTCAGGCAACATATTACACGATCAAAATAACTCTACtcttatactacttaatataAAGATTCATACTTAGGCATATTTGtactattaaaaatatatgagaataacaattaaaaaaacactTAGAATTTCCAATGAGATAACAGAGATAATACAATTAAGAAGACGTAGATAAACAAACATAAACAAATGGAGGAATGGATGGACTCGGATAATTCACACAAACGCAAATAAAACTGCATTGAAATCATTACACAAAACCATTGAAACAACATACTAAACGAAAGTAAATGTATAACATACtgatattatacattctcatcAATAATGTCTACTACGTGAACACCAACAGAAAACTCGACAAAAACAGCGAAGACATTATCGAACTGCATAGAAAATACAGACAGGATTTAGTTGATTGTAAAGTTGATGGACAACCTCCAGCTAAATATATGTCACCATTGGTAAATCACTCactattcaataatttcttCAAATCATATACGTAACGCTTATTTGTAGAAATGGAATTACAATCTGGCTGCACAAGCACAAAAATTGGCGATCAATTGCACCTTGCAACACGACAAACGTCATTCGGATGAATTCCGTTGGGTTGGACAAAATATTGCTCTCGGTCCAACCATTAAGTCGTAAGCTCATTTCTATTCAATTCACTGTTTTCTGATTCAGAGGAGTAGATGCTTGGTTCAATGAGCACAAATTATACGACTACAATCACAACGACTGTATGAAATGTTTGCATTACACACAAGTAAGTCCATTCTCATCCAATTCAACATAGTTCAACATACCCACAGTCATTTGCCACTCACCATTCACACCTATTATAATGCACCACGAATGTGTGATAACAATCAAGTGGTTTCACTTTTCTACAGAAGTGACTGAAAAACACATGTAAATACACGTAATCCTATCATTGCAGTTATGCACATAGGTATCCACAACACTTGATCATATTTGAGTATGTGTGTTTGGTTGAGAGTTGAAGTGATTCGGTGGAAAACAACAGATAGGAAATTTGTCTCTGACCAGCATGTACTAAGACTGACGAGTGCATTCAAATCCTAATCAATCTGTCAACAGTAGTGggaacacacaaacacaatattGCAATCTACTCAACAGAAATTCATTGTGTATTGATGGAAGATGACGATGTTGTGATGGGTGAAATGATTTCGACTGTTGATTGACATGAGACAGAATGAGTGGGAGAGTGAGGGAGTGattgattgagtgattgagtgaatcaGTGGGTGTTCTGTAGAATTCAACTAGTTATCATAACTGCACCAAGTGTAAACATACTCATTCAACACATACTGGAATTTCCACGTGTATCTCCTTCACTTGACAACATTATCTCCATCATTTATAAGTAATGTATTTACACACAGGTCATGTTGAAACATAGTGTAAATGCCTTGCAATTGGCCTACCGAACGATCACATTATTTCCTTGTTCACATTCCGTTTCAGATGGTTTGGGCCAAGACCACAGACATTGGATGTGGAGTTGCGAGTTGTCCAAAGTACGGTCTATCAATCGTGTGTAATTATGGTCCAGGGTAAGTGATTGCTCTTGATGATGTTGGAAGAGGTGGTATTGTTTGCAATCACCTTGTTGTTGTTCTCATAGTGAATGTAACTGTATTTCTATTGTGTTGAATGTTTTAGTGGTAATTGGAATGATGAGAAACCATATGAAGTGAAATCACGTGAATTGTGCCCGAAAATGCAGAATATTCCTAAAGGCAGTTTCAAAACGATGCATGATAATACACAGCGTGCACCATTATCAATGGTGAATGTCAACCACAAGTTCTCAACGACCGGTTCAAGTGGAATTAGAGTTCACAATCAACCCTCTACAGGTTTGCAAAGACCGTTGGATGACAAAAGCCTCGAAATACTCGAACTGCATAGAAAATACAGACAGGATTTAGTTGATTGTAAAGTTGATGGACAACCTCCAGCTAAATATATGTCACCATTGGTAAATCACTCactattcaataatttcttCAAATCATATACGTAACGCTTATTTGTAGAAATGGAATTACAATCTGGCTGCACAAGCACAAAAATTGGCGATCAATTGCACCTTGCAACACGACAAACGTCATTCGGATGAATTCCGTTGGGTTGGACAAAATATTGCTCTCGGTCCAACCATTAAGTCGTAAGCTCATTTCTATTCAATTCACTGTTTTCTGATTCAGAGGAGTAGATGCTTGGTTCAATGAGCACAAATTATACGACTACAATCACAACGACTGTATGAAATGTTTGCATTACACACAAGTAAGTCCATTCTCATCCAATTCAACATAGTTCAATATACCCACAGTCATTTGCCACTCACCATTCACACCTATTATAATGCACCACGAATGTGTGATAACAATCAAGTGGTTTCACTTTTCTACAGAAGTGACTGAAAAACACATGTAAATACACGTAATCCTATCATTGCAGTTATGCACATAGGTATCCACAACACTTGATCATATTTGAGTATGTGTGTTTGGTTGAGAGTTGAAGTGATTCGGTGGAAAACAACAGATAGGAAATTTGTCTCTGACCAGCATGTACTAAGACTGACGAGTGCATTCAAATCCTAATCAATCTGTCAACAGTAGTGggaacacacaaacacaatattGCAATCTACTCAACAGAAATTCATTGTGTATTGATGGAAGATGACGATGTTGTGATGGGTGAAATGATTTCGACTGTTGATTGACATGAGACAGAATGAGTGGGAGAGTGAGGGAGTGattgattgagtgattgagtgaatcaGTGGGTGTTCTGTAGAATTCAACTAGTTATCATAACTGCACCAAGTGTAAACGTACTCATTCAACACATACTGGAATTTCCACGTGTATCTCCTTCACTTGACAACATTATCTCCATCATTTATAAGTAATGTATTTACACACAGGTCATGTTGAAACATAGTGTAAATGCCTTGCAATTGGCCTACCGAACGATCACATTATTTCCTTGTTCACATTCCGTTTCAGATGGTTTGGGCCAAGACCACAGACATTGGATGTGGAGTTGCGAGTTGTCCAAAGTACGGTCTATCAATCGTGTGTAATTATGGTCCAGGGTAAGTGATTGCTCTTGATGATGTTGGAAGAGGTGGTATTGTTTGCAATCACCTTGTTGTTGTTCTCATAGTGAATGTAACTGTATTTCTATTGTGTTGAATGTTTTAGTGGTAATTGGAATGATGAGAAACCATATGAAGTGAAATCACGTGAATTGTGCCCGAAAATGCAGAATATTCCTAAAGGCAGTTTCAAAACGATGCATGATAATACACAGCGTGCACCATTATCAATGGTGAATGTCAACCACAAGTTCTCAACGACCGGTTCAAGTGGAATTAGAGTTCACAATCAACCCTCTACAGGTTTGCAAAGACCGTTGGATGACAAAAGCCTCGAAATACTCGAACTGCATAGAAAATACAGACAGGATTTAGTTGATTGTAAAGTTGATGGACAACCTCCAGCTAAATATATGTCACCATTGGTAAATCACTCactattcaataatttcttCAAATCATATACGTAACGCTTATTTGTAGAAATGGAATTACAATCTGGCTGCACAAGCACAAAAATTGGCGAACAAATGCATCTTGCAACACGACAAACGTCATTCGGATGAATTCCGTTGGGTTGGACAAAATATTGCTCTCGGTCCAACCATTAAGTCGTAAGCTCATTTCTATTCAATTCACTGTTTTCTGATTCAGAGGAGTAGATGCTTGGTTCAATGAGCACAAATTATACGACTACAATCACAACGACTGTATGAAATGTTTGCATTACACACAAGTAAGTCCATTCTCATCCAATTCAACATAGTTCAATATACCCACAGTCATTTGCCACTCACCATTCACACCTATTATAATGCACCACGAATGTGTGATAACAATCAAGTGGTTTCACTTTTCTACAGAAGTGACTGAAAAACACATGTAAATACACGTAATCCTATCATTGCAGTTATGCACATAGGTATCCACAACACTTGATCATATTTGAGTATGTGTGTTTGGTTGAGAGTTGAAGTGATTCGGTGGAAAACAACAGATAGGAAATTTGTCTCTGACCAGCATGTACTAAGACTGACGAGTGCATTCAAATCCTAATCAATCTGTCAACAGTAGTGggaacacacaaacacaatattGCAATCTACTCAACAGAAATTCATTGTGTATTGATGGAAGATGACGATGTTGTGATGGGTGAAATGATTTCGACTGTTGATTGACATGAGACAGAATGAGTGGGAGAGTGAGGGAGTGattgattgagtgattgagtgaatcaGTGGGTGTTCTGTAGAATTCAACTAGTTATCATAACTGCACCAAGTGTAAACGTACTCATTCAACACATACTGGAATTTCCACGTGTATCTCCTTCACTTGACAACATTATCTCCATCATTTATAAGTAATGTATTTACACACAGGTCATGTTGAAACATAGTGTAAATGCCTTGCAATTGGCCTACCGAACGATCACATTATTTCCTTGTTCACATTCCGTTTCAGATGGTTTGGGCCAAGACCACAGACATTGGATGTGGAGTTGCGAGTTGTCCAAAGTACGGTCTATCAATCGTGTGTAATTATGGTCCAGGGTAAGTGATTGCTCTTGATGATGTTGGAAGAGGTGGTATTGTTTGCAATCACCTTGTTGTTGTTCTCATAGTGAATGTAACTGTATTTCTATTGTGTTGAATGTTTTAGTGGTAATTGGAATGATGAGAAACCATATGAAGTGAAATCACGTGAATTGTGCCCGAAAATGCAGAATATTCCTAAGGGCAGTTTCAAAACGATGCATGATAATACACAGCGTGCACCATTATCAATGGTGAATGTCAACCACAAGTTCTCAACGACCGGTTCAAGTGGAAGTAGAGTTCACGAACTTCGCCCTCAAATTCAACCTATTCCTTTAAATATTTTTGGAAATAATGGTCGTAATACCCGGATTATATCGACTTTCGGAAACGAAAATAAACATATGTTTTCAAAGAGCGTTCGTGATGGTAGTAGCCTTGTCTATGTACAAGGACAGCATAATAATAGAAGCGTACGATACaggaattgattgaatttacttggcaaatatatttggtgcctccatGTCTATTTCACGTATCTGTTTTCAATTTTGTTTTCACTTCTGTAACCCAGAACCCTCTCTGAATTTATACTCATTACTTACTTCCATTGATATGCAGCACTATTTTGTGTTGATATTACTCAactatatgtatgtgtgtagcAATTAGTCATAATTTATAACTTataattgaatatatttcattcaaatcataTTGTTTTGTGTTCTGTAATTCATGTGGTGAGTGAGAAACGATGTTGGCAAGTGTCATTGGAATGATACATTTAATGAATACGTTCATTATGTGTTGATTATTTCATCTTTGTATGTGCATTGTGTATTGTGTGTTGACTGAATTTCACGTTTATTTAGCTCATCAATGTAACTAGCAACAATAATAACTTCATTCAATATTAAGCTTGTAATTCAACAGTAAATCCTTAGCTTACAATACATTTCAACTAAATTCTCCTACTTTCTGTGTCAAATTTAATGACATTTTTGTTTCTGAGACTATGAATTTCTCGTTATTAATTGAGTGGTTTAGCGCGAGACCGACTGGTCATGcgtccgaatcccgcgaggtagGGTCGTAGATACGTACTGCcgtggagtcccacaatatggtGAAGCGGCCGTCCAGGGCATATAGGTTTcctatagtggtctagtttcaattgactcatgatatcaactactGACATctttataaaatttaattacctgaatatacatatgtatatacagtTTTGATATTTTTGTAATGTGATCTGAATAGAAGTGAATGTTTATTCAAACTATGGAAGTTTCAATCATTCACACTTAAAATAAATTGTAGATTCAAACCTGTGAGTATATCATTTGATTGCCATTATTCATATCCATGTAACTCACTCATAATAAAACGGATAtttcaaatagaataaaataaagcaTTTTTAACCAGTCGTTATTGAAAAACTGTAATAGGAAGAAAGAAACtgtaaataattgttattaatTAATGAAACACTAAGAAATTTTAATTTTCGGCAAGTTTTTTGCACAGTTCTCGAATATCACAAAACCAGAAGAAACTTTTTTCTCAGACTTACCCATTTTTGGATAATTTTATGGTGAGAAGTGAGTTTTGAGAATAAGTTTTATAGTTTATTCCTAAGTCTGTTGAACTAATTCCTGAATACGTTATCTCCTACTTATGAATAATCCatttatataaaacaaatcaTCTAATGTCTCATCTACTGTCACATATATTCTAATCGACATCAAACAGTgactttttctgtttatttgGTGTCACTGACTGTGTGAAGAAATCAAGGTTTAACGTGGAGACTAATTGTGACTTAGCCTCGTTAGTCAATCGCCTTGATAACCGCTATTACATTAATCCCACTGGTTTTGTATTCAGAAGACAATAAGAAGCGGTGACCACAGTTTATTAAcggatagcacagataacaaaATTACAAGTACATCGATCGCATTGGTGCAGAGAGgctaatgtgtgtgtgtgagagggAATAAAAGGACCAATTGATAGTCAAATCGAATTAACGAACAGCTGGGCAAtaggcaaggcaaggcaaggcaagacAAGGCAAGGAAACGTTTAATAACAGGATTCAatcacatatatacatgggaaaGAGAATGATTCATCGAGCGATAATTAAGCCACCACCATTTATACTTGAGATATGTGAGTAGGCTGTCACATGTGGTCAAGCGTtcacgtttatacagacatgatagtgatcataataataataataatacaaagcaAGAGACGAATATCATTGTCTGTTGAATAAGTTCATAAAATGGCTTGACAGAAATTAACCATAACCGTAATTAACCGAGTGAGTGCTGCTATCTTCTTGTCATTTATAAACGTCTATATGTGAATGTTGGTCATATCTCCTGATTGGAAACATAGTATTGTATATGTTGTTTTTTCTGTTATTAGGATGAATGTCTAATTTTAAAGACTCGTGAGAAACCAATTTTATCAGttgaagagaaaaaaactcggaatgtcttagtaaaataCAGAAACCATCCATTAAATTCTTCAAGTCtgagattttggcgcgaaattcattcacccatttggctaaatagagtcttggcattagagctggtgtcagttcgtgatgaaaaaccataaatgtaattcctaacATTAACCATccactgtaaatcataattgttATGCTTCAAAATGcttgctttataaccctcatttaaccctagtaagtaggtagacactgtcaaggtcagtctagcgtcgctcaaaggtcgtccattaattatagtctcaccattttCTCTTACACAATTCATCATCCTCTGATTCCGGTTGTTAATACAAATACACTCTGTTCATATTGCCTTTCGCTTCACTTCGATTTTCTCATCCATTCGCTGCGATGCATTCTACTTCCGATTCGTGTTGCATACTACTCCTGTCAACTGACATATGTAGCATATTGACGATATTAAAATCTGAATAATGGGATCCAATCTATCCATAAGTCCTTGAAACGTGAAGAGAGTTTATAGCTTGTGGAATTCGAAAGTAAGTAAAAGAAACTGATTGGATATAGTTGTTAGTTAATTGCATAGTTTATGACTGCCCGTGGCTTGATTGTCTATCCAATATAATACTCAAAACAAAACGGACTAacattttataatataaaaacaAGCGAGATTGGCtaaagaaatacattgacttaaATAACCGAAGCGAAAACCGATAAAATAAATCTTACCGAATGACAATTTGCGATAACACTTAGTGTATTACATTAATAGAGTAATTTcagcacactgaaacattaaattatgcAGCTACACAAAAGAGACAGCGGAAAAAACAGAGAGGAACgccgaccgccattgcttacaaatatgGCAGATATAATAATTCCCGCTTCATTTCGATTGGTCGCTAAACAGACTGACACGATCATGAACTCGAGTCGAGTTTAATTACAGCCTTATGTTACATGGTAAAATTTCAAATACTTTTCAGTCAATGACGTTTGTTCTAAGCTTACTCGTTGTTACGTTTACCCTATACTACTCATTTGTATTCAATAGTTTGAGttatttccatttattttaatGTCCTCCATGTGTAATTCGTGTTATTTCTGCTTAGCTATTTCTACATAGTACAGTAATTTATCCACTTCTGATCATACAATCTTATTTATGTAGGGTAATGTGTGTAATGTTATTTATTTCGGAAACTGTCTAATGTTGAACGTTGTGACTAACCTACTTCTATTAGTCAATAATGTTTCTTCTAGTCAAAGTCGAGAAGTGTTTTCTGACTGCAATATATCATTGTGATTAATTGAAAGGTGGATTTGCTTCgatgatattattttaatataattgaCAGATGGATGCCTCATCATTCGACATACATAGATACTTTGTGTATATTTCACTTTTTTCATTACAATATCTTGTTTCCAGAAAATGTTCTTCTTTTGAATTCGGGAATGCTTGCATTAACAAAAAACTATACTCCGATTTGCTttgttaattaataaataaaataccaaTAACTACTGAATACCTAATCCTTTGTTGTATGATAATTGAATGTTTATtgtatattttttcttttatttgattAAAGTGGAGATGCAAAGGATGGACAAATCAGtccttgaagacactaacttctagtctgagccatgttggtagattcagactacttgtttggggtccgcgtgattatcataaccaatggttggagactctgggtgacatggctcagagtccatcacaatggcgtcggtgtatacactttctgtctttccttgaactaagagattaaaatcgcttcatatccttctttctacgaactaattctttcttcctgtattatatccttatatgtagtctttcttttatatattacttacttacttacgcctgttacttctagtgaaggagcataggctgctcaccagcattcttcatccaaccctgtcctaggcaatcctttccagctccttccagttcctattcagctttttcatatctgcttctattatccgacgtaatgtgttctctggccttcctcttttctgcttcccttcgggattccaagttagggcttgcctcttgaattattctacccatctgttccgctgttgtcgaatttcagtgattcgcttgccttctttgtctttgaccggcctctctggtctactgtatttccctgatagtttcttcgttgtatcgtaaagctgtttcatgtTTCCATCTCTAGCAGCCTTTTCTGCCGtggttgctagttcttccacgtatttcttcttgtcggctctaatgctactcttcacttgtttgcttgcttctatgtactcagcttgtgcttggactttctctgctcatgttcggctgttgttaattgctgccttcttgttcttcctttctttgatcttgtccagtgtttctatagagatccattccttatgatggtgtttctttaggcccagaacctcttgacacgttgaagttaatgcttctttgatgccttcccagttgtcctccatagtagtttcttcttccttcagtagatcttgaaaggcttggaacctgttgttcagagctatcttgaattcactgagtttgtcagtatctcgaaggaaggctgtattgaacctttgtagtgctgtttgtccacttgtccagttcttttttagcttcagttttaaattggctacaactaggtgatGATCTGAACctatgtcagcacctctcctggttctcacatcttccattgtctttcggaactttttgttgatgcaaatatgatctatttggttctctgtagtgtggtccggtgagatccatgtagccttgtgtatacgtttgtgtgaaAATATTATGCCTcttatgaccaatttgttgaatgcacatagatttgcaaatctttctccatttttgtttctctgtcccagtccatgtcgtcccatgatatcttcatatccggtgttgtctattccgactttggcatttagatctcccatcagaatagttagttcctttcttgggcatttctcaatgattgactgtagccgctcgtagaactgatctttaatgtcgtcgttgctatcattggtgggtgcataacgttggataatattcattaagatcccctccttctttgttttgaatgatgctttgatgattctggatccgtgagattcccatcctacaagtgcatttcgtgctactttggacagcataagagcgactccctgagtgtgtggagcattgtcctcctcgtgaccagagtatagcagcatctctcccgtagctagccttttctgtccagcttgggtccagtgggtttcgctgattcccagtactgctaagttgtatctcctcatttccattgctatttgactggtcctcctggtttcccacattgtccaaacgttccatgtacctataaaatcttttgctctggttgttagaaggagcatcggcctcgtggcttccgaaggagctcggctttcaccatggaGTGTcgtaattcttctaaatgaagaccttctaacttccagggcagagttaaaatggtttgaattattttttctagtaagagttttttagcgagttagattttctacgggatggggacgctaaccccatgcccaaccctcctcctttacccggacttgggaccggcagtaactctagaagagctacaggcgaagttttttatatattactaccacagaattaactaattttatgaatccggtgttcatcttgttgtgttaatgaggtatggtaacttggaccaatgcatatatgtgcctggtcctacgttgtagctgactgactgaaaggATGAAGGATAAGgtaaatgaaattattgaatGTATCAATGTTATGCAATTGTCCATATTATTTGTGTTAAAAACAATAAGACTGTGGATACATAGGATATTTAGCTATGCTGTAACTATAATAAATGactgatactttgaataaattaccCATGTGGAAATAATTTCGAACTATCTTAGAGATTTACTGACAAAATATATTTGAGACTGGATGAATACAATATCGCGAATTAACGGAAGTCAGTACCCATATTGAAACGAAAATGTTAAGTAGTGCATGTTGGGTTCCAATGGTTTTGTAAATGAAATCAGTCTATGAggtgaaaataaacaaataaaactaagATGGATAGAGTATCATTGATTCTTACATTGCTTTAAGTCTTCATCCATATGAAGCTGAAAACTAGTCTGATCTTCTTTCAGTGATAATATTTGTAGAGGCTATGATAATGTTATTAACTAGGTAAAAGAAACACACAAACATAAATATCCAGTTGGTGGAAATTATTTCAAAAGATGAGATGTGAACTTTTAAAAATACCAGGTGgcagctgaaaaggaaattaagaaaatacgTCGTAAGAGTCAAGCgataacttggaatcttgaaaggAAACAAATAAGAGGAAGATCAAATAGCACACTATGTCGAGTTAAGTCAATAATTATTTGTAAGGAATGGTGAAATGTATATTTGGATAACTTGATAACAAGCAGCAAATGATCTACCTGGAGTCAAATTTTAGACCACcaccacaattgattgatctctGGATGGTGATCAGtctcatgtgtgtcaagtccttctgagtgcagatcgaatgctgtcGATCAAGtcgcaatgtggccactagtctaggggACCCGACACCGCgtgtactatgttgagataagatggtggttgaaggtagtcaacagaaaaccctgatcccgggacttgacacgcatgacattgatcaccacccagtgatcaatcaattgtgattacatctcagttctACAGGAGTCCAGTCACGGTCCGATAAGCTCAatagtaacgtctctgactgcgAAGCTGGGTAACACGAGATCGAACCATTTcattcaagattacaagtaGCACAAgtcctgggtccagggtttcctgtcgactacctccaaccaccatctaatctctcTAGGCCACCATAGCAGACATCAGAAAGATAAATAACAATTGAAatcaactggaaaggatttcccagtataatgttggatggagaataatGGTTGACCATTTATGCTCCttgacgaggagtaacaagtgtgaataaataaataaataagttatacagtcatatgaataaactaaataattcaATTGAAACGATAAAAACTTTAAGTTGAAAGAACCACATGTTTGATTTCAACATGGATTGCACAAAAAAACCACAACCTAAAACGCTACATAAATTATTCTACTTATAGTGAACAAACAATCATTTTAATAGAAAGAGAACTGTCATTTCATAT is from Schistosoma haematobium chromosome 6, whole genome shotgun sequence and encodes:
- a CDS encoding hypothetical protein (EggNog:ENOG410V5FA~COG:V,W) — its product is MPCNWPTERSHYFLVHIPFQMVWAKTTDIGCGVASCPKYGLSIVCNYGPGGNWNDEKPYEVKSRELCPKMQNIPKGSFKTMHDNTQRAPLSMVNVNHKFSTTGSSGIRVHNQPSTGLQRPLDDKSLEILELHRKYRQDLVDCKVDGQPPAKYMSPLKWNYNLAAQAQKLAINCTLQHDKRHSDEFRWVGQNIALGPTIKSGVDAWFNEHKLYDYNHNDCMKCLHYTQMVWAKTTDIGCGVASCPKYGLSIVCNYGPGGNWNDEKPYEVKSRELCPKMQNIPKGSFKTMHDNTQRAPLSMVNVNHKFSTTGSSGIRVHNQPSTGLQRPLDDKSLEILELHRKYRQDLVDCKVDGQPPAKYMSPLKWNYNLAAQAQKLANKCILQHDKRHSDEFRWVGQNIALGPTIKSGVDAWFNEHKLYDYNHNDCMKCLHYTQMVWAKTTDIGCGVASCPKYGLSIVCNYGPGGNWNDEKPYEVKSRELCPKMQNIPKGSFKTMHDNTQRAPLSMVNVNHKFSTTGSSGSRVHELRPQIQPIPLNIFGNNGRNTRIISTFGNENKHMFSKSVRDGSSLVYVQGQHNNRSVRYRN